In a single window of the Aridibaculum aurantiacum genome:
- a CDS encoding PA14 domain-containing protein, with protein MKKLSILCLVLLSYTGQAANYYFSTSAGDDNRSAAQAQNPATPWKSIEKLNAAFSSFQPGDVIYLKRGDTFYGTINISISGTASSPITFNAYGSGNKPIITGFTSISGWSAAGNNIYEASHPALGSRVNMLLLNGYNRHVGRYPNATAANKGYLYFQSAVTNTSIVDNHLLGKNFNGGDIVIRKNRWVLDRNKILLHTGNTITYTSQSGYWADNGYSYFIQNHPSTLDQEGEWYYNASTRKIGIYTANANSNLRSVHASTLDVIVQVQNHSYIVFDNIAFTGSTKHTFFVKNAQHVQIKNCDLLYNGTNAITADNSHHIVVENSTINHSNNIAFNGISGSNNILKNNIITNTGVFTGMGDGDSGSYEAVMLNGSNNTVELNKIDSTGYIPITFNGNDINIANNTISNFAFVKDDGGAIYTWNNGSNAPSNYNRTIKKNIILNGIGASEGTPDPGKKYAHGIYIDDNASHVNIDGNSVSSCGGFGIYVHNARDLSIVNNTVYNNRVQLEMEHDDIAPNSPVRNNVVTNNILFSLLADQPVAEYKSRNDDLANFGTFNNNYYCRPIDNNAVINTLKKVNGSYIFQQVDLDGWKSMHGKDLQSVVSPKEFAKFSINHVTGNNQFTNGSFNSNIGGLYAYSNANNCVTTWNNGALDGGSLQVSFSSQAVNNNKGTVIIGVGAVAANKTYLLKFSLKGTDNPTMMEVYLRKSLSPYNDITSRHLVKIKSNRKEIAVVFTPTESLSNASIGIDIPEQPTPVYLDNIELVEANVTLANVQDSVRFVYNASVAGNNFALGSTYVDATNTTYNASISLPAFSSAVLMKTSTGTATPPAASCSATGSILQELWENIPGNDIANINWNSQPTKNKTLTAFEAAVDAGENFGSRIRGFICPPQTGNYTFFIAGDDATELYISTSDDPANKVRIAYSLSWTSFREWNKFSSQKSLPIRLEAGKKYYIEALHKEGNGGDHVSVAWQLPSGEMEAPIPGNRLSPFQASTSVAADQTIDFSPIADVTVGAAPFALVATATSGLPVSFRVVSGNATISNNQCTVTGGGNIVIEASQAGNASFNPAPVVSRTFTATAASTCGATGSILREVWNNVAGNNISDNNWNNNPHSSSQLSQFEGPTNAAESYASRIRGYICPPVSGNYTFWIAGDDATELYVSTDANPANKRRIAYSLSWTGEREWNRFTSQKSALIRLEAGTKYYIEAIHKEGNGGDHLSVAWQLPNGVFEAPIAGSRLSPFEKVAVAADQSIHFAPLADVTVGTAPFQLTATSTSGLPVSFKVISGPATITGNTLTVIGAGTVVIEATQAGNSDFLPAPAVSRNLVVHGANQCAATGFILREYWQQVGGNNLWQNNWSGTPHSSSLINSFEGPVDVADNYASRIRGYICAPQDGYYTFWISGDDATELRISNDMNPANARKIAFSLSWTGPREWHKYATQKSALIYLEASKSYYIEAIQKEGGGGDHLAVGWELPSGNREMPIPGSRLSPFAHKQEVSNSIFFGARMAVETPINKLAGASIQVVPNPVVHTSKVTFTVSQAGMTSVDLVDMQGRVLRNLFSGMGEANVAKTIELQAAGLAPGVYIVKLTNSKEVKSSRILISR; from the coding sequence ATGAAAAAGTTATCAATCCTTTGTTTGGTATTGCTCAGTTATACCGGGCAGGCTGCGAATTATTATTTTTCCACCTCCGCAGGTGATGATAATAGATCGGCAGCTCAAGCACAAAATCCTGCAACCCCGTGGAAGTCAATCGAAAAGCTAAATGCAGCTTTTAGTTCCTTTCAACCCGGAGATGTTATTTATTTAAAAAGAGGTGACACCTTCTATGGAACGATCAACATCTCGATATCTGGGACCGCTTCATCTCCTATTACTTTCAATGCTTATGGCTCAGGCAATAAGCCAATCATAACAGGCTTTACTTCAATTAGCGGCTGGAGTGCAGCAGGCAACAATATATACGAAGCATCGCATCCCGCTTTAGGTAGCCGGGTAAATATGCTATTGCTAAATGGATACAACAGGCATGTTGGCAGGTATCCTAATGCCACAGCAGCCAATAAAGGTTACCTGTATTTTCAATCTGCCGTTACAAACACTTCTATTGTTGATAATCATTTACTCGGAAAAAATTTCAATGGTGGAGACATTGTCATCAGGAAAAATCGCTGGGTTTTAGACAGGAATAAAATACTACTTCACACAGGCAACACCATTACCTATACTTCACAATCTGGTTATTGGGCCGACAATGGATATAGCTATTTTATACAAAACCATCCGTCAACACTTGACCAGGAAGGTGAATGGTATTACAATGCCTCTACCCGGAAAATTGGCATATACACAGCCAACGCCAATAGCAATTTAAGAAGTGTTCATGCGAGTACGCTGGATGTAATAGTGCAGGTTCAAAACCATTCCTACATCGTGTTCGACAACATTGCATTCACCGGAAGCACCAAGCATACTTTTTTTGTAAAAAATGCACAGCATGTGCAAATAAAAAACTGTGACCTGCTTTACAATGGCACCAATGCTATCACTGCAGATAACAGTCATCATATTGTTGTTGAAAATTCTACGATCAATCATAGTAACAATATTGCCTTCAATGGTATCAGTGGCAGCAATAACATTTTAAAAAATAATATCATTACCAATACAGGTGTGTTTACGGGAATGGGTGATGGCGACTCAGGTTCGTATGAAGCAGTAATGTTGAACGGAAGCAACAATACAGTGGAGTTAAATAAGATTGATAGCACCGGTTATATTCCCATTACTTTCAATGGAAATGATATAAACATAGCGAATAACACCATCAGCAATTTTGCTTTTGTAAAAGACGATGGTGGTGCCATATATACCTGGAACAACGGTAGTAATGCTCCTTCAAATTACAATAGAACCATAAAGAAGAACATTATTCTGAATGGTATTGGTGCAAGTGAAGGAACACCAGATCCGGGTAAAAAATATGCGCACGGAATTTATATAGATGATAATGCTTCGCATGTAAATATTGATGGCAATAGCGTAAGCAGCTGTGGAGGCTTTGGTATTTATGTGCACAATGCACGGGACCTTTCTATTGTAAATAATACGGTTTACAATAATAGAGTGCAACTGGAAATGGAGCATGATGATATAGCACCTAACAGCCCGGTAAGAAATAATGTAGTCACTAATAATATTCTTTTCTCTTTATTGGCAGATCAGCCGGTAGCAGAATATAAGAGCAGGAACGATGACCTCGCCAACTTCGGAACGTTTAACAACAACTACTATTGCAGGCCTATAGACAACAATGCTGTCATTAATACTTTGAAGAAAGTGAACGGCAGCTATATCTTCCAACAAGTTGATCTTGATGGTTGGAAGTCGATGCATGGAAAGGATCTGCAGTCGGTTGTTTCTCCAAAAGAATTTGCGAAATTTTCAATCAACCATGTCACTGGCAACAACCAATTCACCAATGGAAGTTTCAATAGCAACATTGGTGGATTATATGCGTATTCCAATGCCAATAACTGCGTTACCACATGGAACAATGGCGCTCTTGATGGAGGCTCTCTGCAGGTAAGCTTTTCAAGCCAGGCTGTCAACAATAATAAAGGAACGGTAATAATTGGTGTGGGTGCAGTGGCAGCTAATAAAACCTATTTGCTGAAGTTCAGCTTGAAAGGCACTGACAACCCAACTATGATGGAGGTCTACCTGCGTAAAAGCCTGTCTCCATACAATGACATAACAAGCAGGCATCTTGTAAAGATCAAGAGCAACCGGAAAGAGATTGCTGTTGTATTTACGCCAACAGAAAGTCTATCTAACGCCAGCATCGGCATTGACATTCCTGAACAACCAACACCTGTTTATCTGGATAATATTGAATTGGTGGAGGCAAATGTAACACTGGCTAATGTGCAGGATTCAGTTCGCTTTGTATACAATGCGTCGGTAGCCGGCAATAACTTCGCACTAGGCAGTACATACGTTGACGCAACCAATACAACCTACAATGCAAGCATATCGCTACCTGCATTTAGCTCAGCAGTATTGATGAAAACTTCTACTGGTACAGCTACACCTCCTGCAGCGTCATGCAGTGCCACAGGTAGTATCCTCCAGGAACTATGGGAAAATATTCCAGGCAATGACATTGCCAATATAAACTGGAATAGCCAGCCAACGAAGAATAAAACACTTACCGCTTTCGAAGCAGCTGTAGACGCTGGAGAAAATTTTGGATCGCGCATCCGTGGATTTATTTGTCCGCCACAAACCGGCAACTACACCTTTTTTATAGCCGGTGACGACGCTACTGAATTATACATCAGTACAAGTGATGATCCTGCTAACAAAGTACGCATTGCTTACAGCCTCAGCTGGACAAGCTTCAGAGAGTGGAACAAATTCTCTTCCCAAAAGTCATTACCAATAAGGCTGGAGGCAGGAAAGAAATATTATATAGAAGCACTGCACAAAGAAGGAAATGGCGGCGACCACGTATCTGTGGCGTGGCAGCTACCATCCGGTGAAATGGAGGCACCAATACCCGGCAACCGCCTTTCTCCCTTTCAAGCATCCACATCCGTGGCAGCTGATCAAACCATTGATTTTTCTCCTATTGCTGACGTCACTGTTGGAGCTGCTCCTTTTGCATTGGTGGCGACGGCAACATCTGGATTACCGGTAAGTTTCCGCGTTGTATCCGGCAATGCGACCATCAGCAATAATCAATGTACAGTTACGGGAGGCGGAAATATTGTTATAGAAGCGTCACAGGCTGGAAATGCAAGCTTCAATCCGGCGCCAGTAGTATCCAGGACTTTTACAGCAACCGCTGCAAGTACCTGCGGCGCTACAGGCAGCATCTTGCGCGAAGTTTGGAACAACGTAGCTGGCAACAACATAAGTGATAACAATTGGAACAACAACCCGCACAGTAGCAGCCAGCTAAGCCAATTTGAAGGCCCTACCAATGCAGCAGAAAGTTATGCTTCCCGCATACGTGGATATATCTGCCCTCCGGTTTCGGGTAACTATACATTTTGGATAGCAGGCGATGATGCTACCGAATTATATGTAAGTACAGACGCTAATCCAGCTAACAAAAGAAGAATAGCCTATAGCCTTAGCTGGACAGGCGAAAGAGAATGGAACAGGTTTACATCGCAGAAGTCAGCGCTAATAAGATTAGAGGCCGGAACGAAATATTATATAGAGGCCATTCATAAAGAAGGAAATGGTGGAGATCATTTATCTGTAGCCTGGCAATTACCTAATGGAGTATTTGAAGCACCTATAGCCGGAAGCCGTCTTTCTCCCTTTGAAAAAGTAGCCGTAGCTGCAGATCAATCTATTCATTTTGCGCCACTGGCCGATGTAACTGTTGGAACAGCGCCTTTTCAGTTAACTGCTACCTCTACGTCAGGATTGCCTGTTTCATTCAAAGTAATTTCTGGCCCGGCAACCATTACTGGAAATACTTTAACTGTGATTGGCGCTGGAACTGTGGTAATAGAAGCTACACAAGCTGGAAATTCTGATTTCCTTCCAGCACCAGCTGTCAGTCGAAACCTTGTAGTACATGGTGCTAACCAATGTGCAGCCACCGGTTTTATCCTTAGAGAATATTGGCAGCAAGTAGGGGGAAATAACTTGTGGCAAAACAACTGGTCTGGCACTCCGCACAGCTCCAGTTTGATTAATAGTTTTGAAGGTCCTGTGGATGTAGCTGATAATTACGCTTCGCGCATCAGGGGGTATATATGTGCTCCGCAAGATGGGTATTACACATTTTGGATTTCCGGCGACGACGCAACAGAGCTGAGGATAAGCAACGACATGAATCCTGCAAATGCACGAAAGATAGCATTCAGCCTAAGCTGGACCGGACCAAGAGAATGGCACAAGTATGCCACACAAAAATCTGCTCTTATCTATTTAGAAGCCAGCAAAAGCTACTACATAGAGGCTATACAAAAAGAAGGTGGCGGTGGGGATCACCTCGCTGTTGGTTGGGAACTTCCATCAGGCAACCGGGAGATGCCAATACCCGGAAGCAGGCTATCTCCTTTTGCACACAAACAGGAAGTTAGCAACAGCATATTTTTTGGGGCAAGAATGGCAGTAGAAACACCCATAAATAAATTGGCTGGCGCAAGCATACAAGTAGTCCCTAATCCAGTAGTTCATACCAGCAAGGTTACTTTTACTGTATCACAAGCAGGAATGACTTCTGTTGACCTTGTAGATATGCAGGGCCGGGTTCTAAGAAACTTGTTTTCAGGTATGGGCGAAGCTAATGTGGCAAAAACTATTGAATTACAGGCAGCAGGCCTGGCACCTGGAGTGTATATAGTTAAGCTAACTAATAGTAAAGAAGTAAAAAGCAGCAGGATACTAATTTCCCGCTAA
- the nusG gene encoding transcription termination/antitermination protein NusG: protein MNEEKKIWRLVVTKPRAEKKVCDQLTKKNIEHFYPQNTIYHKLNQKIRVNSQPLFQRYIFVKIAEQEESLVKQVEGVKHFIYWLGKPATINDSEIVIIKKFTSEHTNVKLEKILVNMHGDSSTLFWDEKLEEATGNNQKRKYCKAILPSLGYAMVAEVIRSGVEILNLKRNSKYVFSNFFTGSLR from the coding sequence ATGAATGAAGAAAAGAAAATTTGGCGACTAGTGGTCACCAAACCAAGAGCGGAAAAAAAGGTTTGTGATCAATTAACAAAGAAGAACATAGAGCACTTTTACCCACAGAACACCATCTACCACAAGCTGAACCAAAAGATCAGGGTCAACAGCCAGCCACTGTTTCAGCGATACATATTTGTGAAAATTGCCGAACAGGAAGAAAGCCTCGTAAAGCAGGTTGAAGGTGTAAAGCATTTCATCTACTGGCTAGGAAAACCAGCTACCATCAACGACTCTGAAATTGTTATTATAAAAAAATTCACCAGTGAACATACTAATGTAAAACTCGAAAAAATACTGGTGAACATGCACGGAGACTCATCTACCCTATTTTGGGATGAAAAGCTTGAAGAAGCTACCGGCAACAATCAAAAAAGAAAATATTGCAAAGCCATATTACCATCTCTAGGTTATGCTATGGTTGCAGAAGTTATTCGTTCAGGAGTTGAAATCCTCAACCTCAAACGCAACTCGAAGTATGTCTTCTCTAATTTCTTCACGGGATCGTTAAGGTAA
- a CDS encoding J domain-containing protein, whose product MKNYYNVLGIPANASLQTINEAYKKLAQKFHPDRNPGDEFFASWFKEINEARQVLANEEERAEYDYKLANYADAYELLRQQHLNQVATRSPRYHKHSASYSRRKKAWMGAGFGVILVGTLLFFNTMNSSVLHENDVPFVLSSEPQNAVAKVSLPKAKEEESPVAEVQKVEPIAVPEEQEIAEEKASINQVEQEKPAHSKSTPNVSTRPLNDTEVATIISLLQAEPGANCVQIIQSADSEINDDFAIAHILQENGYTIAGREISKSVSTGLSVEQNGNCLRLYIGRSVN is encoded by the coding sequence ATGAAGAATTATTACAACGTCCTTGGCATTCCCGCTAACGCCAGTCTTCAAACAATCAATGAAGCTTACAAAAAACTAGCTCAAAAGTTTCACCCCGACAGGAACCCTGGTGATGAATTTTTTGCTTCCTGGTTCAAGGAAATCAATGAGGCGAGGCAGGTGTTGGCAAATGAAGAAGAGCGTGCGGAATACGATTATAAATTGGCTAATTATGCCGATGCATACGAATTGCTAAGGCAACAACATCTTAACCAGGTTGCCACAAGATCGCCGCGATACCACAAACATTCAGCATCTTATAGCCGGAGGAAAAAAGCCTGGATGGGAGCAGGTTTTGGGGTCATATTGGTAGGTACACTTTTATTCTTCAATACGATGAATAGCAGTGTTTTACATGAAAATGATGTACCCTTTGTTCTTTCATCTGAACCTCAAAATGCAGTGGCTAAAGTAAGCCTGCCGAAAGCCAAGGAAGAAGAATCACCAGTTGCCGAGGTACAAAAAGTTGAACCAATAGCTGTACCTGAAGAACAGGAAATTGCCGAAGAAAAAGCATCTATAAATCAAGTCGAACAAGAAAAGCCAGCTCATTCAAAAAGTACTCCTAATGTTTCAACGCGACCATTGAACGATACAGAAGTAGCTACAATAATTTCTTTATTACAGGCAGAACCTGGTGCCAATTGTGTTCAAATTATTCAATCGGCAGATAGTGAAATCAATGACGATTTTGCCATTGCACATATACTCCAGGAAAATGGTTATACAATAGCCGGACGAGAAATCAGTAAATCAGTTTCTACAGGCTTGAGTGTAGAACAAAATGGCAATTGCCTCAGGTTATACATTGGGCGATCGGTTAATTAA
- a CDS encoding polysaccharide biosynthesis/export family protein, with amino-acid sequence MASYFGSILIPLSIGLLASCSNSRKTVYFNEQKDASIASTITVPQSIIRNNDLLSINVSSLNPEATAIFNTPNTTVTPTSGVATTGAAVQTTGYLVKADGNIQFPLLGNVKAAGLNSNQLAEQLTRTLTSKKLLVDPIVTVRFLNYRVTVLGEVSRPTVINVPDEKISLLEALGLAGDITIFGKKDNVMVIREEEGQKIIKRINLNSSELFQSPYYYLKSNDIVYVEPNNARVASSTRTNQLLPILLSGLSFAAIIVDRVTR; translated from the coding sequence ATGGCTTCTTATTTTGGATCAATCTTAATACCCTTATCTATTGGCTTACTCGCTTCATGCAGTAATTCAAGGAAGACTGTGTATTTCAACGAGCAGAAAGACGCCTCCATTGCTTCTACCATCACTGTTCCTCAATCAATCATACGAAACAACGATCTCCTTAGTATAAATGTTAGCAGTTTAAATCCTGAGGCAACAGCTATATTCAATACACCTAATACTACAGTAACACCAACTTCGGGAGTAGCTACTACCGGCGCTGCAGTACAAACTACAGGTTACCTTGTAAAAGCTGATGGAAACATTCAGTTCCCACTCCTTGGTAACGTAAAGGCAGCCGGTTTAAATTCTAATCAATTAGCCGAACAACTTACCCGGACACTTACTTCCAAAAAATTATTGGTTGATCCTATTGTTACTGTTCGTTTCCTTAACTATCGGGTTACCGTACTGGGTGAGGTTAGTCGACCAACAGTTATCAATGTTCCTGATGAAAAGATCTCGCTCCTGGAGGCTTTAGGCCTTGCTGGTGATATTACCATTTTTGGCAAAAAAGACAACGTGATGGTGATACGTGAAGAAGAAGGGCAAAAGATCATTAAAAGGATCAATTTAAACTCAAGCGAATTATTTCAATCGCCTTATTACTATTTGAAATCGAATGATATAGTATATGTAGAACCAAACAATGCAAGAGTTGCCAGTTCTACCCGTACCAACCAACTATTACCGATTTTACTTAGCGGATTATCGTTTGCTGCCATTATCGTTGATCGTGTAACCAGGTAA
- a CDS encoding beta-1,6-N-acetylglucosaminyltransferase, whose translation MQKAYIILAHKNGEQVYRLVERLNDDFSFFFLHIDKKASLEEFAPVVNAFTKKVKLVNRVPINWGGFGLVEATLNAMHDIKNHSINFNWISLLSGQDYPIKKNDFIHHFFKTATEAAFMDYSLLPDYNRWSPRGGYYRIDRYYLGLESHSKLTAKALNFLARFIPVVRRPSMKALCPYAGSQWWSMTKETMEYVLDYVENHPLYVPFHKYTFASDEVFFQTILLNAKHLKERVRNNNKRFFIWPDTSKAHPEVLVKENIDVIMSSEALFARKFDVEEDQDILDLIDQRCLDLKPAYQD comes from the coding sequence ATGCAAAAAGCTTATATCATTTTAGCTCACAAGAATGGTGAACAAGTCTATCGCTTGGTTGAACGACTTAATGACGACTTTTCTTTCTTTTTTCTTCATATTGACAAAAAAGCATCACTGGAAGAATTTGCACCAGTTGTAAATGCTTTCACTAAAAAAGTAAAGCTGGTAAATCGGGTACCAATCAATTGGGGTGGATTTGGTTTGGTAGAAGCTACGTTGAATGCAATGCATGACATTAAAAACCACTCCATCAATTTCAATTGGATCTCTCTTTTAAGCGGCCAGGACTACCCTATCAAAAAGAATGATTTCATTCATCACTTTTTTAAAACTGCTACTGAAGCCGCCTTCATGGATTACTCGTTACTTCCTGATTATAACAGGTGGTCGCCACGCGGTGGTTATTACAGGATAGATCGATATTATTTGGGACTTGAAAGCCATTCTAAATTGACGGCAAAGGCATTGAACTTTTTAGCACGTTTTATTCCCGTTGTTCGTCGACCTTCTATGAAAGCACTTTGTCCATACGCAGGATCGCAGTGGTGGTCAATGACAAAAGAAACAATGGAGTACGTGCTGGATTATGTAGAAAACCACCCACTGTACGTACCCTTCCATAAATACACTTTCGCATCTGATGAGGTTTTCTTTCAAACCATTCTTCTGAATGCAAAACATTTGAAGGAAAGGGTGCGAAATAACAACAAGCGGTTCTTCATTTGGCCAGATACATCTAAAGCGCACCCGGAGGTTCTGGTAAAAGAAAATATAGATGTCATCATGAGCTCAGAAGCGCTGTTTGCACGAAAGTTCGATGTTGAGGAAGATCAAGATATTTTAGATCTTATAGATCAACGTTGCCTGGATCTTAAACCTGCTTACCAGGACTAA
- a CDS encoding GumC family protein → MEFTRKIKVERSGNIISQGIYRFMPYWPLFIVFVILGLAGGYLYMRFATPMYETTATLLIKDEKKGAIESKALESLDVLSPKKIIENEIEVIQSSTLLNQVINRLHLYAPVYKEKALKSVSAYSTSPIYVQLDTGTAIRPVEKIPFQFDNTKSVVKLESGEYPLNNWVSTPYGKMKFLPTKNTAVPASDEKLYFSIASPKSVAGSIGKRLTVSTSNKMTSILNLKLTDEDPKKGEDILNELLYVYNQAIVQDKNTLADNTLQFIEARLSSVEHDLDSIERKIQQFKSNKGIVDLSTQGQLFLQNVSMNDQKMGDINMQLAVLNQVESFVNSKERSGGIVPSTLGVTDPVLSQLVEKLYTSELEYERLKKTTAENNPLLVSVTDRIEKIRPSIMENIQSQRRGLQASRNNISATNNMYSSVLRTMPAKERELIDINREQSIKNGIYTFLLQKREETALSYAATVSDSRIIDKAASSDTPVNPKKKIVYLSSLLIALLGGMGFVYGRESLSRKIMFRHEIEQLTELPIVGEISVESSKNPIVIGNGKKTFIAEQFRKLRVSLSYMGVSSKRKRILVTSSVSGEGKSFVASNLALTLSLSNKKVVLLDFDLNNPTLNNKLKIQHQKGITEYLEGDVDVEDIIVQTDVNPNFYMIPTGDLPYNPTELIMNGKAEELLNHLDGMFDYIIIDTAPVMPVTDAYILSPLCDATLYIVRHGYTPKVFVERIDENNKINQLTNAAIVFNGVTPRGFGSMHYGYGYGYGYIYDDKQSRKRISLQG, encoded by the coding sequence ATGGAATTTACAAGAAAAATTAAAGTAGAACGCTCAGGAAATATTATCAGCCAGGGAATTTACAGGTTCATGCCTTATTGGCCATTATTTATCGTATTTGTTATACTGGGTTTAGCAGGAGGTTATTTATATATGCGTTTTGCTACTCCCATGTATGAAACCACTGCTACCTTATTGATTAAGGATGAAAAAAAGGGAGCTATTGAATCAAAAGCATTGGAATCGCTTGATGTGCTAAGCCCCAAAAAGATTATTGAGAACGAGATCGAGGTTATTCAATCTTCTACCTTGCTGAACCAGGTAATAAATAGATTACATTTATATGCACCTGTTTACAAAGAAAAAGCGCTGAAGAGTGTTTCAGCATATTCTACCTCTCCTATTTATGTTCAATTGGATACCGGAACTGCGATCAGGCCTGTTGAAAAAATCCCATTCCAGTTCGACAATACAAAATCCGTTGTAAAACTAGAAAGTGGTGAATACCCGCTTAACAACTGGGTATCTACACCTTATGGAAAAATGAAGTTCCTGCCAACCAAGAACACGGCTGTGCCTGCAAGTGATGAGAAACTTTATTTTTCAATTGCTAGTCCAAAATCAGTTGCAGGATCAATCGGTAAAAGATTGACGGTAAGTACATCCAATAAGATGACCAGCATTTTGAACCTAAAACTAACGGACGAAGATCCTAAAAAGGGTGAAGACATCCTTAATGAACTTCTTTACGTATATAACCAGGCAATTGTACAAGACAAGAATACTCTTGCCGATAACACGTTACAATTCATTGAAGCAAGACTAAGTTCAGTAGAGCACGATCTTGATTCGATTGAAAGGAAGATACAACAGTTTAAGTCGAACAAAGGCATCGTGGATTTGAGCACTCAAGGTCAGTTGTTCTTACAGAATGTAAGCATGAACGACCAGAAAATGGGCGATATCAATATGCAGCTTGCTGTGCTGAACCAGGTAGAGTCATTTGTCAATTCCAAAGAACGTTCTGGAGGGATTGTTCCTTCTACATTGGGCGTTACAGATCCTGTTCTGTCTCAACTGGTAGAAAAGCTTTACACTTCAGAATTAGAATACGAAAGATTGAAGAAAACAACCGCAGAAAATAACCCATTGCTTGTGTCAGTTACCGATAGAATTGAGAAGATAAGACCAAGCATCATGGAGAATATCCAAAGCCAACGCAGAGGCTTACAAGCAAGCAGGAATAATATTTCTGCTACCAACAACATGTATTCATCTGTATTGCGTACAATGCCTGCAAAAGAAAGAGAACTTATAGATATAAACAGGGAACAAAGCATCAAGAATGGCATCTATACTTTCCTGTTGCAAAAGCGCGAAGAGACTGCACTTTCATACGCAGCCACTGTTTCTGACAGCAGGATTATTGATAAAGCAGCTTCATCTGACACACCTGTAAATCCAAAGAAAAAGATAGTTTACCTGTCTTCTTTACTTATTGCGTTGCTTGGTGGAATGGGCTTTGTGTATGGCCGCGAATCTTTAAGTAGGAAGATCATGTTTAGGCACGAAATAGAACAATTGACAGAACTGCCAATAGTAGGTGAGATAAGCGTGGAGAGCTCGAAAAATCCTATCGTTATTGGCAATGGTAAAAAAACTTTCATTGCAGAACAGTTCCGGAAGTTGCGTGTCTCATTAAGCTATATGGGCGTAAGCTCAAAACGCAAACGCATACTTGTGACATCTTCTGTAAGCGGCGAGGGAAAGAGTTTTGTAGCTTCTAATCTTGCACTTACACTATCGTTATCAAATAAAAAGGTAGTGCTGCTGGATTTTGACCTGAACAATCCAACGCTCAACAACAAACTAAAAATACAGCACCAGAAAGGAATAACAGAATACCTGGAAGGTGATGTAGACGTAGAAGACATCATTGTACAAACGGATGTGAATCCGAATTTCTACATGATACCAACAGGTGATCTGCCTTACAATCCAACAGAGCTTATTATGAATGGTAAAGCAGAAGAATTGCTGAATCATCTTGATGGTATGTTTGATTACATCATCATAGATACAGCGCCTGTAATGCCTGTAACTGACGCATATATTTTATCTCCACTTTGCGATGCTACACTCTATATAGTAAGACATGGCTACACGCCAAAAGTATTTGTGGAGCGGATAGATGAAAACAACAAGATCAATCAATTGACCAATGCAGCTATAGTGTTCAATGGTGTTACGCCACGAGGTTTTGGCAGCATGCACTATGGTTATGGATATGGTTATGGATATATCTACGACGATAAGCAAAGCCGTAAGAGGATCTCTTTACAAGGTTAA